Below is a window of Desulfovibrionales bacterium DNA.
GAAATGTTTTGTCAGAGTTAGATTTAGACCGGCTACTTATCCATTATCGAGAAAACCCTTATGAAGATTTTGTTGTTGAGACCCCTAATACCGGCTGGGTACGTTTCATGGCAGACGATGGAATGAAGGTAGAGGGCCCCAAAGGAACGTGGCAGCATATCCCGGGCACGCTTCTTTATGTCCTGGAGCGCGAACGAAACCGCATTCCTGTACATGCCCATATCAATGGAACTATAAGCGATTTACAGGTTGATTTGAACGGGAAGTTTGTTGAGGCCAACACGTATCTTATGTCTGTTCGTCATCCCATGACCAAAGATGAAGTCATTGACAAGATACTCAAGCAGGTGCTTGTTACCTTCAATGCCCCGGAAAGGGCCAAGTATTTCTTTCCTCCGGAGATAACCTATAAACTGGAAAAGAAAAAACATGGAACCGTCCTGGTAAGACCGGGAGAGGAAATTATCATAATGTCCTTGATGAAACGTGATACCCCGCTCATCTATAATGGAGAGCCGGGGATTATCCATACTGTCTATTTTCAGCCTAATATCACCGTCAACCAGGGGGAACCCCTCCTTGGTATCTGTCCGCCCGGCAAGCTCAATTATATCCGAAAAATAGTGCAAAAGATCCAAAACGAATGGGCATAGATTCTATTTATCCCCGGGAACATCCCCGGGAAGAACGGCTCCTCGGGCTGCTTGAGGGATGCCGGGAGGCGGAAGTCCTTACCCGCAGATCGAAATGGGGGGATGAATCCGGGGTTATCATGCGCCGCGGGGCAGACATCGGACGGGAGTTTTTTTGTTATCCCTGTCTGGACAGGGGCATGAGGCAGGCCCGGGAACTCATAGAGACGGGAGAGAAAAAGGGTTCGGCCTTTATTGCCGGCGGCGTAGTCATAGCCCGGGAAATGGAGAAGAGCAGAGGACGTTTCGATAGACTTTGGTATGCTCCTTCCGGGGGGGCGTGGCTTACTCTGGTCTTGAATCCGGCGTTTCTCCCGGAAAATCGCCAACTTTATTCCTTGATCCTGGGTGTGGCCTGTTGCGAGGCTATAAGGCATTATGGCGTCGAGGCTAACATCAAGTGGGTAAATGATGTCCATTTTCACGGACAAAAACTGGCCGG
It encodes the following:
- a CDS encoding biotin attachment protein, translated to MSELDLDRLLIHYRENPYEDFVVETPNTGWVRFMADDGMKVEGPKGTWQHIPGTLLYVLERERNRIPVHAHINGTISDLQVDLNGKFVEANTYLMSVRHPMTKDEVIDKILKQVLVTFNAPERAKYFFPPEITYKLEKKKHGTVLVRPGEEIIIMSLMKRDTPLIYNGEPGIIHTVYFQPNITVNQGEPLLGICPPGKLNYIRKIVQKIQNEWA
- a CDS encoding biotin--[acetyl-CoA-carboxylase] ligase, giving the protein MGIDSIYPREHPREERLLGLLEGCREAEVLTRRSKWGDESGVIMRRGADIGREFFCYPCLDRGMRQARELIETGEKKGSAFIAGGVVIAREMEKSRGRFDRLWYAPSGGAWLTLVLNPAFLPENRQLYSLILGVACCEAIRHYGVEANIKWVNDVHFHGQKLAGMLIEGYTSRTLGEEYLLLGIGVNVNNTSFPEYLRPMAGSLREILGKELSLEDFIALLLTKIGWHIGLMAHFEQRYLEAFYEPMKPANPLIEQWKLYSDTPGRRVLYGTNVYDEPLFAATAVDIDHTGAIILQREEGITVREVSGEIIYLN